A segment of the Streptomyces sp. XD-27 genome:
GCGTCGGCCGATTCGTGGGGTTCGATGAGCTGCTCCAGCCGCTCGGTGTCGGCGACCGGGGAGGTGCGGCGCGAGGCGGCCTTGCGGGCCCGGTCCAGGCACGCGTTGACCGTGATGCGGTGCAGCCAAGTCGTGACGGCGGACTGGCCTCGGAAGGTGTGAGCAGCACGGTAGGCGGACACGAGCGCGTCCTGGACCGCGTCAGCGGCCTCCTCGCGGTCCCCGAGGGTGCGCAGGGCAACGGCCCAGAGCCGATCGCGATGCCGCCGGACGAGCTCTCCGAACGCGTCGGGCTCGCCCTTGACGTGGCACGCGAGGAGCTCGGCGTCGCTCAGGTCGCCGAAAGCGACGGTGTCCAACGTCGAGCCCCTCCCCTGCGCGTGCGGTCCGGCTGAGCCTCCGGCTCAGCCGGTGAACTTCACCTCTGTGATGGCTTGCTTGTAGGGGTTCGGAAAGTCGGCTTCAGGCGGCGAGTACGGCAACGCCGTGAGCCACACGAGGACGTAGCGGGTCTTCACCGTGCCATCGGTTTTGAGGTTGGCTGTCTTCGTCGTCGCCTCCGTGGTGGCGATCTTCTTGAAGGAGCCGACCGGGTCGGTCCCGTTGGCGGAGGGCCTCAGCGAGTCCGTCGCGTACAACGAGATGGTGGTGTTGTTGCCGCCGTAGTAGAGCCCGATGGACGCGGCGCTGATCGTCTGTTCCGAACCCAGGTCGTAGACGATCCCGACGCCCTTCTTGTAGGGAGCGAGCGGCTGGCCTTCGTAATAGCTTCTGGTGCGCCAGACGGTGGAGGCGTCCTCGTCGTAGGTCTTGGGGGCGTTGCCGGGAGCCTGTGGCTTCCTGTCCGGAGCGAACTCGACTGCGTCGACGATCTTGATCGGCTTCGGGGTCCTCTTCGGCTTGTCCTTGTCCTCGTGGCCGGAGCTGTTCGAGTTCCCCGACCCGGACTCCTCCTTCAACAGCGTGTCCGCCAGCTGCCAGCTGCCCAGGCCGAGCGCCGCGATCAGCAGCGCCGAGACGGACCACTTGAGGGCCTTGCCAGTGCGGGTCTGCAGCGGGGGCGGCGGAGGCACGGGCGCGGGGCGGGTCGGGCCGGGGCGTCGGCCGCCGGTCGGAGGCTGGCCGTAGCCGGCCCGGGGGTAGCCGTTGCGCTGGTATGCCTCGGGAGGCGTGAAAGAGGGCTCCGGGGGCCGGATGCGCGGCATGGCCGCGACCGCCTTGGACAACTCCTCAGGCGTGGTGCAGGGCGACTCCTCGCGGGAGGCGGTGGCGCCGGCGTTGACCAGGGCGCGCATGGCGAGGTCCGACAGGCCGCGGTGGACCCCGGCGCGGACCTGGTCGGGGGCGATCAGGCCGACGCCCTTGGGCAGCCCCGGGAGGCCGTAGGCGTCGTTCTCGTACGGCCAGCGCTGGGTGAGTGCCGCGTACAGCAGGGCGCCGATGGCCTCGGTGTCGGTGCGCTGCGGCTGGTCGGCGGAGATCCCCCGCAGCGCGGCCATGACGGCGAGGCCGCGGATGCGGTACTGGCCGGACTCGGTGCGGAGCACGGACCCGGGGTCGATGCGGAGGTGGGCCAGGCCCTCGCGGTGTGCGGCGGCCATGGCCTGCGAGACCTGGCTGACGAGCTGGTACGCCTCGTGGGGTTCCAGCGGGCCGCTCGCCAGGATGGCGGCGAGTTCGGTGGCGTCGGGGAGCCACTCGTGGACGACGTAGACCAGTTCGTTCTCCTCGACGGCGTCGAGGACCTGGACGAACCGGGGGTCGCCGAGCAGTGCCGCGGACCGGGCGGCGGCGAGCACCGGCCGGGCGCGCGGGTGGTCGGCGGGCAGCACATGGATGCCGACGGCTCGGCGGAGCTTCTCGTCGACCGCGCGCCAGCTGCTGAAGCCGTCCAGTCGGGTGACGCACTCTTCGAGGCGGTAGCGTCTGGCGAGTTTGTGGCCGCTGTGCAGCTCCGGGGGGCTCGCCTGGGCCGCGGCGGCGGTTTTGTTCTCCGCGCCCTCGGCGTCAGGGCCCTTGCCGGACTTCTTCTCGGTCCCCGCCCCGTCGGTCATGGCCGTCTCCGCCTCGGCGGCCGACGGCTTCTCACCGTCGTTGTCGGCCACGTCGACGGCAGCCGTGCTCCGTTCCGCCACCGTCGTTCCTGCCTCCCCATCCGTTACCCCTGGTCCACAGCCAAGACAATTGTGCCCACAGTCCGCCGCTATGCACGACACACAGTGGCGGACGAAGGTTGTGCTCAATCACCGGCCGAGACGTCCGCGGACCATACCAACCATGGCGGTCAGCTCTTCGACGCGCATCCGGCTCGCGGCGACGTAGAACACGATCAGGAGTACGGCCCCGCCGCCGGCCAGGGCGGCCATCGAGCCGAGGATGCCGCTGCCCAGGGCACCGGTGATGGCATAGGCGGCGCCACCGGCGAGGAGAGCGGCGGGCAGGCTGGCGCCCACCAGTCGAATGTAGGTGCGCACCACGCGCCGTCCGTCGAGATCGCCGCCGAGCCGCACGCGCAGCCGCTTCCAGGCGACCCCCACGCCCATGGCGTAGGCGAGGCCATAGGAGGCAGCCATACCGGCCACGGCCCAGTGGGAGGGAAGGACGAGGTAGCAGGCCACGGAGGCGCCGGCATTGACGGCGGCCACGATCACCGTGTTGTAGAAGGGGGTGCGGGTGTCCTCGTAGGCGTAGAAGCCACGGAGCACCACGTACTGCACGGAGAAGGGGATCAGGCCGAGGCCGAAGGCCATCAGCATGAAGCCGATGGACTGGGCCGCCCCCGTGCCCGAGGTGCCGAACAGCAGGGTGCACATGGGAATGCCGAGGGCGACGAAGCCGAAGGCCAGGGGGACGATGGCGACCGCCGAGGTCCGAAGCCCCTGGGAGATGTCGTCGCGGACCGCCCCCGCGTCCCCGTCGTGGGCCGCGCGGGAGATCCGGGGCAGCAGGGCGGCCATCACGGAGACGGTGATGATCGCCTGCGGCATGCCCCAGATGAGCTGGGCGCTGGAGTAGGCGAGGAACCCGGTGCCGGGGTGGCCCTCGTTGACGGCATCGGCCCCGGCCGAGGTGGCGAGCCGGGTGACCACGACATTGCCCGCCTGGTTGGCCAGGACGAACAGGACGGTCCACTTGGCGAGCTTGGCGGACTTGCCGAGCCCCTTGCCGCGCCAGTCGAACCGCGGCCGGAACCGGAAGCCCGTCGCCCGCAGGTAGGGGAACATCGCCAGCGCCTGGACGGTGACGCCGAGCAGGGTGCCGATCCCCAGCAGCCGGAGGCCCTCCGCGGTGATCGTCGATTCGTTCATCATGGAGTTGTTGGAGGTGCCGAAGACCCAGATGAACAGGCCGAAGGTGGTGATCACGACGATGTTGTTGAGGACCGGGGTCCACATCATCGCGCCGAAGCGCCCGCGCGCGTTGAGGATCTGCCCCACCACCACGTGCACACCCATGAAGAAGATGGAGGGCAGGCAGTAGCGGGCGAAGGCGACGGCGACCTCCTTGGCGGCCGGGTTGCGTGAGGCCTCGGGGAACAGGCCGCTGACCAGCCAGGGGGCGGCGAAGACCGACAGGACCACGAGCCCGCCGAGGATCACCATGGTGAGGGTGAGCAGCCGGTTGGCGAAAGCCTCGCCGCCGTCATCGTCGTCCTTCATCGCGCGGACGAGCTGGGGGACGAAGACCGAGTTCAGGCCGCCGCCGACGGTGAGGAAATAGACCATCGCCGGCAGCATGTAGGCGACGGAGTAGGCGTCGCCGAGCACGCCCGCGCTGAGCGCCGCGACGAGCATCATCTGGCGGACGAAACCGGTGAGGCGGGAGACCAGGGTGCCCGCGGCCATGAGAGCGCTGGACTGCAGCAGGTTCGCGGCGCGGCCGCCGGAGCGCTTGGGCGCCGGTTCGGACGCGGCCGCTGCCGTTCCCGGGGCCCCGGCCGGTGGGCCGGAGGGCTGGGCCGGCACGTGCTCCGGTCCAGGTGCGGACACGGGTGCCGGGCCCTGCGCCGGCGCGGGCGGGTAGCCCTGTCCCTGCTGGTACTGCCCCGGCTGGTACGGCTGCTGTGCGTACGGCCCCTGGGTCTGCTGCGGCGCGTACGGGTGCCCGCCGTCGCCATAGTGGCCCTGCTCGGGGCGGCGCGGCTCGTACGGCTGCTGGTCGCGGAAGAGGTGCGCGAAGGCGTCCTGCTGTGGTGGGGCGTGGGTGGCCTGGGCGTCCGCCGCATGCCCGACGAGGCCGTCGACGCCTGTGAACCGGGTCCCCGCGTCGTCCCCGTACGGCAGGTTCCGCGAGGGCCCCTCCGGCTCGGGCGCGGGCGTCGGGGCCCACACGCGCGGGTCGGGGTCGTGCGGTGCCGCGGGGGGCTGCTGGTAGGTGGGGCCCTGGTAGGCGTCGGGCGCGGGCGGCGGGTGGGCGGCCCTGTCGTACCGGGCGTCCGTCAGCGGGTCCGCGGCGTACGGATCGTGCTCCTGGTACGGGTACGCGGCGAAGGTGCCCGTACCGTACGGGTCCTGCACGTACGGGTCCTGGATGTACGGGTCGTGCGCGGCGGGGAGCCGGCTGTAGGAGACCTGCCGAGGATCACCCAGATAGGGGTCCTGCTGGTGCGGCTCCGGTGCGTACGGATGCGGCGGCGCGGGGTGCGGTGGCGGGACCGCGCCCGCCGGGTCCTCACCCGGGCCATGGACGCGATCACCGTCATACGGCGAGTTCATCGCTACCCCACCTCATCGTCTGCGGCCGGACCGGCCCCACCAGTGCTCAATGCTCCACTTTCTCACCTGAGCCGGATGGCTCAGCGCTTTGCGAACCGGTGTCCGGGGTCAGGTCACTCGCCTGCCCGGGTACGACGGGGGCCGAGGAAGTCAGCCCGCTCGTCTGTTCGCCCTCGTCCGGGCCGCTTTCCTCACCTTCTGTGACTGTTTCATCCGCTTCGGCGGCTGCGCTGTCGGAGTCGTTGTTGTTCTCGTCACTGTTCGCCGCGCGCTTGCGCTGGATGTAGATCCGTACGCCGGCGAGCACCAGCAGCAGGACGCCGCCCGCGATGACGAGGATGACGGTCGAGGTGGCCTCGGTGACGTTCACCTCGAAGTACGTGGGTTCGCCGTAGGTCTGCCCGTCGGCGGTGACGAGCTGGGCCTTCACCCGGACCCGGCCGTTGGCGTAGGCAGTGGTGCCGAACTTCACGGACTGGCTGTGTCCGCCTTCGACGCTGATCGGCTGCGGGTCGCCGACGGACAGTCGGTTGCCCTGGCTGGACTCCAGCACGAGCCGCAGACCCTTCACGTTCTGCAGGAGGTTGTTCTGCACGGTGACGGGGATCGTGGCGCTGCGCCCGGAGAGCGTGATCTTGGACTTCGGGATGAGCCGGACCTTCTTGGTCAGGTCCGACAGGTAGGTCTCCACAGAGGTGCGGAAGTCACTTGCGCCTCGGTGGTCGCGCCGCCACGACGTGGACAGCTCGCGCGTGATCGCGTTGCTGAACGGGGGCGCCACCCGCTCCTTCACGGTGAGGATCCCGGTGAAGCGGTCGAGGGTGAGCTTGGTCTCCTGCATGTCCTTGAAGGCTTCGGTCGGCAGCTCCTGGTGGCGCAGCGCGCGCGGGTAGGAGCGGCCGGCCGGTACCTGCCGGGTGGCCCCGGGGTCCGGCTTGGCCTTGGCGGCGTCCCCCAGGTTCAGCGGCTGGGACCAGCGTCCGCCCGACAGGCCGCCGAGCGCGTCAGCCATGGCCTGGGCCTGGCTGGCGCTGGGCATGCGCTGCGGGGCGACCACGATGCTCCGCTGCTTGTCCGGCGCTTGCAGGGTCAGCATCTGGGTCTGGGCGAGGAACCGCTGGACCGCCAGGGCATGGCTCTCTGCCCCGGTCAGGTCCCCGGCGAAGGCGGTGGACAGCCGGGCGTCGGAGACGATCGCGGTGTTGCCGCCGCCGATCTGGCGGGCGGCGGTGGGGGTGTACAGGAGGTTGCCGGTCTCCCGGAGGCTGTCGCTGCGGGCGATGACGTTGTGGGCGCCGGCGGAGGTGGCGACATCGACGATGGAGGAGTCGACGGCGCCGTCGGCGGGCCAGGCGAAGTCCGTGCGCGGTTGGACACCGAGGATGGTCTTGACGGTCTTGGCGGACAGCTCCGTGGCCGTTTGGAGGTGGCTCAGGCTGCCGGTGACGTACTTGCCGCGGTGGGCCAGGGAGGCCAGGTCGGGGTCGGCGAACGGCAGGGCCACCACCTGGCGGCCCGCCACCGCGTGTGTGAGGTCGTTCAGCCACTGCTTGGCGGCGGCCTGGCCGTCGCCGGCCGCGGTGTCGCCGTCCTTCGTCTCGACCTGGTAGCCGCTCGCCATGGTGGAGGCTGAGGCCAGCAGGTCAGGGTCGATCACCCAGGTGACGGGGAGATCCTTGCCCAGGGCGACGAGCTGCTGGAGCCGGCCGCCGGGGGCGAGCTCCGCCTTGAGCGAGTCGTCCCGGAAGATCGGCGTCTGCTGCTCGTCGGATTCGGTGCGCGCGGTGAGGTGAGTGGTGGAGACCAGCGGCCACAGGTACGTCAGCTGGGTCTTCTTGGCGGCCGCGGACGGCTGCCAGGGGAGGAAGGTCCGCTCGATGCCCAGCACCTGCTGCCAGGGCCGGGCGGCGGTCTGGCCGGTGAAGGCGACGCCGATCTGATAGGCGCCGGCACCGCCGAGGTGCAGCTGCTTCACCGGGACGGTGAGGGTGAAGTCACGCCGCGAGCCGGGCGCCAGGCGGCTGATCTTCTTCGTGTACTTGGCGTCGATCTCGCGGCCGTCGAGGCCGGGGGTGTAGCCCTTGCGCTTGGCCGCCTCGTCGATCGCCGTACGGCTCGCCATCGGGGGACCGATCCGCAAGGCCACCTGAGCGTCGGTGATCGGGGAGCGGCCGTCGTTGGTGACGCTGCCGGTGATCGTGAGGGTGGCGCTGTCGGTCGGTGCGGTGGGGGTCAGGCGCTTGATGGCGACGTCGACCGTGCGGGAGCCGGTGGCCCGGCTGCCGGCGGGGGCGGCCTGGGCTTCGGAGGCGGCGGGGAGCTGTGCGAGGCCCGCCAGCAGCGGCACGGCGGCGAGCAGCGCCCCTGTGCGCCTCAGCCACCGGCGGGCAGCAGAAGGGGTCCCATGGAACTCTGCCGCCTCGGCCACGCGCTCGCCCGTCCCTTGTCGTCTCGTCGTCAGTGGTCGTCGGAATGTGCGTCCACGCATGGTAACGATGCCCGGCGGAGGGAAGTGCTGCGGAGTGCCTTACAAGATCGCCACGGTGGGTGTGCGGCGGCGGCCGAGCGCCGGACAGGAACCGGGAGGCTTCGGGCCTTGAGGCCACGTACCCTGTTCTGTTGTGCCGAACGCCAACAATGACAGCCCCAACCCGCAGCCGTCCGAACTGAGCCAGGCGCAGCGCCGTGCCGTCAGCGAGCTCCTGCGGGTGTCCCCCGTCGCAGACGATCTTGCCCGCCGATTCCAGGAGGCCGGGTTCCGTCTTGCCCTGGTCGGTGGCTCGGTGCGCGATGCGCTGCTCGGCCGGCTCGGCAACGACCTGGACTTCACCACCGACGCCCGCCCGGAGGACGTGCTCAAGATCGTGCGGCCGTGGGCCGACGCGGTGTGGGAGGTCGGGATCGCCTTCGGCACGGTCGGCTGCCGCAAGAAGGCACCCGGCGACAATACGGTCGTCCAGGACTATCAGATCGAGGTCACGACTTATCGGTCGGAGGCCTACGACCGCACCTCCCGCAAGCCCGAGGTTTCGTACGGCGACTCCATCGAGGACGACCTGGTCCGCCGCGACTTCACCGTCAACGCCATGGCGGTGGCGCTCCCGGAGAAGGAGTTCATCGACCCCCACAACGGGCTGGAGGACCTGGCCGCGCGGGTGCTGCGGACCCCCGGCACGCCGGAGGAGTCGTTCTCCGACGACCCGCTGCGCATGATGCGGGCCGCGCGCTTCGCCGCCCAGCTCGACTTCGAGGTGGCGCCCGAGGTCGTCGCGGCGATGACGTCGATGGCGGACCGGATCGGGATCGTCTCTGCGGAGCGGGTGCGCGACGAGTTCAACAAGCTGCTTCTGGGCGCCCACCCCCGGAAGGGCCTGAAACTGCTGGTGGACACCGGGCTCGCCGCTCATGTGCTGCCGGAGCTGCCCGCGCTGCGGCTGGAGCGCGACGAGCACCACCGGCACAAGGATGTGTACGAGCACTCGCTGACCGTGCTGGAACAGGCCATCGACCTGGAGGACGACGGTCCGGACCTGGTGCTGCGGCTGGCGGCGCTGCTCCACGACATCGGGAAGCCGAAGACGCGTCGCTTCGAGAAGGACGGCCGGGTCTCCTTCCACCACCACGAGGTGGTGGGCGCGAAGCTGACCAAGTTCCGGATGATGAAGCTCAAGTATCCGAACGACTTGGTCAAGGACGTCGCGCAGCTGGTCGAGCTGCATCTGCGCTTCCACGGCTACGGCACGGGTGAGTGGACCGACTCGGCTGTGCGCCGGTACGTACGGGACGCCGGCCCGCTGCTGGACCGGCTGCACAAGCTGACCCGCTCGGACTGCACCACCCGGAACAAGCGCAAGGCGATGGCGCTGTCCCGGGCGTACGACGGGCTCGAGGAGCGCATCGCGCGACTCAAGGAGAAGGAGCAGCTGGACGCGATCCGGCCTGATCTCGACGGCAACGAGATCATGGAGATCCTGGGCGTGGGGCCGGGGCCGCAGGTCGGCAAGGCGTACAAGCACCTGCTGGAGCTGCGGCTGGAGCACGGTCCGATGGAGCGGGATGCGGCGGTCGCCGCGCTCAAGGAGTGGTGGGCGGCGCAGCCGCGGGACTGACGGCTGTCGTGCTGTCCGGGGCGTGTTTCACGTGAAACATCGTGCGGACGGGCGCGGGGCTGCATGCAGGGAGGGCGGTGTTTCACGTGAAACACCGCCCCCATGGCTGTTCGGGTCGGGCTGCTACTTCTTGTTGTTGCCCAGGCAGAGCGTGAACCCGTCGCTGCCTTCCTGCCAGGTGAAGTAGACGACGCTGCCCTGGACGCCCTGGCAGGCAAGCTGGCCGATGCTCGTGCCGTCGACCTTCTTGAGCACCTTGTACTTGGCCTTGGCGTCGGTACAGTCCAGCTTCTCGATCTCGGCCGACTTGCCCATCCCGCCCTTGTTCTGCAGGCAGTCGCCGACGGCCAGCTTCTTGGCTTCTTCTTCGTCGCCCGCGAAGTACGCGCCGATGGCGATGCTGACGCCGGCTATCGGGAGCACGACGTTCCTGAGGATCTTCTTCACGTTGCGGCGGGGCGCCGGCGCGGGTGCCGGCGGGAAGGCCGCGGGCCCGGTCGGGGCGGGGTGCTGCTGCGCGAACGGGTTCTGCCCCTGGGGCGGCGGAGTGGTCACTGACGTCCTTCGAACTGAATCATGAGTGGCTGATTGCCGCCCGTAAGGTATCCGGGCCCAGGAGCGCTGCGGCAGCCAGCCCGCGTGCTGTGGCCTGGATGTGACCATCAGCGGCGGCGGAAACCGGGGGCAACCACAGCAACTGCCGCATAGATGACGGCCACCGTCACCACGAGCACGGCCGACCGGCCGTCAGAAGGCAGCATCAGGGCGGCCACTGCCGCGGCACCGACGAAGGCGCCGTTGAACAGGACGTCGTAGAGGGAGAAGATCCGGCCGCGGAACGCGTCGTCGACGGCGGCCTGGACGGCCGTGTCCGTGGCGATCTTCGCGCCCTGGGTGGCGAGGCCGAGGACGAACGCGGCGACCAGCATCGGTCCGGGCTCGAAGGGCAGTCCGAGGCCGGGTGTGAGGACGGCCGCGGAGGCGCCGCAGGCCACGATCCAGCCGGAGGTGCCGAGCCGGGACACGGCCCACGGGGTGACGACCGCCGCGGCGAAGAAGCCCGCGCTCGAGAAGGCGACCGCGACCCCGAGCAGGGCGAGTCCCTCGGACTCGGTGTCGCTCCACGCGTACCGGCAGAGCATGAGCAGCGTCACCGTCAGGGCACCGTAGTTGAAGCGCATCAGGGTCATCGCTGCCAGGGCGCGGGCGGCGGACGGGCGGTTCCTGAGGTGGCGCAGACCGGCCTGGAGCCCGTGGACGGTGCTGAGCAGGACCGACCGCATCGGCTGGAGTTCGGCGGGCTCCGGGCCCAGCAGGTCGGGCGGCATCCGCAGGGCGGCCAGCCCGGCGCCCAGGTAGACCCCGGCGCTGAGGAGGACGACCAGGGCGTCCGCGGTCATGTCCTGGCCCGGGGTGGCGAAGCGCACGAGGAAGGCGAGACCGCCGCCCGCGGTGGCCGCGAGCGTACCCGCGGTCGGCGACAGAGAGTTGGCCATGACGAGCCGCTCCCGGGTGTCCACCACGCGGGGCAGGGCGGCCGAGAGCCCGGCCAGGATGAACCGGTTGACCGACGTGACGGACAGGGCGGAGGCGTAGAAGAGCCAGTCGGGGACCTGAACGAGGATCAGCACCGCGGTGCCCGCGGCGAGGCCGCCGCGCAGCAGGTTGCCGAAGAGCAGCACCTGACGGCGGCGCCAGCGGTCCAGCAGGACCCCGGTGAAGGGGCCGAGAAGCGAGTACGGGAGCAGCAGTACGGCCATGGCGGAGGCGATGGCCGCGGCGGAGGTCTCCTTCTCCGGCGAGAAGACGACGTAGGTGGCGAGCGCGATCTGGTAGACGCCGTCGGCCAGCTGGGACAGCAGACGGACGGCCAGCAGCCGCCGGAAGTCGCGGAGCCGGAGCAGCACGCGCAGATCACGTACGACGGGCATGGCGCTCAGCCTCACACAAACGGGCAGGTCCCCGGGCGCACGACCCGGGGACCTGTGATCAGCAAGTGCGGAGCGGGCCTTAGCGCTCGACCTCGCCCTTGATGAACTTCTCGACGCTCTCGCGGGCCTCGTCGTCGAAGTACTGCACCGGCGGCGACTTCATGAAGTACGAGGACGCGGAGAGGATCGGGCCACCGATGCCGCGGTCCTTGGCGATCTTCGCGGCGCGCAGGGCGTCGATGATGACACCGGCGGAGTTCGGGGAGTCCCAGACCTCCAGCTTGTACTCCAGGTTCAGCGGAACGTCGCCGAACGCACGGCCCTCCAGGCGGACGTACGCCCACTTGCGGTCGTCCAGCCAGGCCACGTAGTCGGACGGGCCGATGTGGACGTTCTTCTCGCCCAGGTCGCGGTCCGGGATCTGGGAGGTGACGGCCTGCGTCTTGGAGATCTTCTTGGACTCCAGGCGCTCGCGCTCGAGCATGTTCTTGAAGTCCATGTTGCCGCCGACGTTCAGCTGCATGGTGCGGTCCAGGATGACGCCCCGGTCCTCGAACAGCTTGGCCATCACGCGGTGCGTGATGGTGGCGCCGACCTGCGACTTGATGTCGTCACCGACGATCGGCACACCGGCCTCGGTGAACTTGTCCGCCCACTCCTTCGTTCCGGCGATGAAGACCGGCAGCGCGTTGACGAAGGCGACCTTGGCGTCGATGGCGCACTGGGCGTAGAACTTCGCGGCGTCCTCGGACCCCACCGGCAGGTAGCAGACCAGAACGTCGACCTGCTTGTCCTTGAGGACCTGGACGACGTCGACGGGAGCCTCGGCCGACTCCTCGATGGTCTCGCGGTAGTACTTGCCCAGACCGTCGAGGGTGTGGCCGCGCTGCACGGACACACCGGTCGCGGGCACGTCGCAGATCTTGATGGTGTTGTTCTCGCTGGCACCGATGGCGTCCGCGAGGTCGAGGCCGACCTTCTTCGCGTCGACATCGAAAGCGGCCACGAACTCCACGTCACGGACGTGGTAGTCGCCGAACTGCACGTGCATCAGACCCGGCACGCGGCTGTTCGGGTCGGCGTCCTTGTAGTACTCGACGCCCTGCACCAGCGACGCGGCGCAGTTGCCCACGCCGACGACGGCTACGCGAACCGAACCCATTCCGGTTGCTCCCTGTGTGTACTCGATGAAGCTCTGCGGGAATGCAGAGGCTTGCTTGGCGACTCTTACTCGGCGGTGTCATCGGACGGATCCGGCCGGGATCCACCCCGGTGCCGGGGCAGACCGCCCGTCTCTCCTGACCGGTCCTGATCTCCCGGCCAGTGCTCTCTCCCGGCCCTGGGCCCGGGAGACTCCGGCTGTTCGGCGGTGCCACGACGCTGGTCCCGCCCGGCCCGCTCGCTCTCGATCAGCTCGTTGAGCCAGCGGACCTCGCGCTCTACCGACTCCATGCCGTGCCGCTGCAGCTCAAGCGTGTAGTCGTCGAGCCGCTCGCGGGTACGGGCCAGCGAGGCGCGCATCTTCTCCAGGCGCTCCTCCAGACGGCTGCGCCGCCCTTCCAGCACCCGCATCCGGACATCACGCGAGGTCTGCCCGAAGAAGGCGAAGCGGACGCCGAAGAGCTCGTCGTCCCATGCGTCCGGACCGGTGTGGGAGAGCAACTCCTCGAACCGCTCCTTGCCCTCGGCCGTCAGCCGGTAGACGATCTTCGCCCGTCGGCCGGCGAGCGTCGCGGCGAGCGCCTCTTCCGGGGC
Coding sequences within it:
- a CDS encoding MFS transporter; its protein translation is MPVVRDLRVLLRLRDFRRLLAVRLLSQLADGVYQIALATYVVFSPEKETSAAAIASAMAVLLLPYSLLGPFTGVLLDRWRRRQVLLFGNLLRGGLAAGTAVLILVQVPDWLFYASALSVTSVNRFILAGLSAALPRVVDTRERLVMANSLSPTAGTLAATAGGGLAFLVRFATPGQDMTADALVVLLSAGVYLGAGLAALRMPPDLLGPEPAELQPMRSVLLSTVHGLQAGLRHLRNRPSAARALAAMTLMRFNYGALTVTLLMLCRYAWSDTESEGLALLGVAVAFSSAGFFAAAVVTPWAVSRLGTSGWIVACGASAAVLTPGLGLPFEPGPMLVAAFVLGLATQGAKIATDTAVQAAVDDAFRGRIFSLYDVLFNGAFVGAAAVAALMLPSDGRSAVLVVTVAVIYAAVAVVAPGFRRR
- a CDS encoding inositol-3-phosphate synthase, which codes for MGSVRVAVVGVGNCAASLVQGVEYYKDADPNSRVPGLMHVQFGDYHVRDVEFVAAFDVDAKKVGLDLADAIGASENNTIKICDVPATGVSVQRGHTLDGLGKYYRETIEESAEAPVDVVQVLKDKQVDVLVCYLPVGSEDAAKFYAQCAIDAKVAFVNALPVFIAGTKEWADKFTEAGVPIVGDDIKSQVGATITHRVMAKLFEDRGVILDRTMQLNVGGNMDFKNMLERERLESKKISKTQAVTSQIPDRDLGEKNVHIGPSDYVAWLDDRKWAYVRLEGRAFGDVPLNLEYKLEVWDSPNSAGVIIDALRAAKIAKDRGIGGPILSASSYFMKSPPVQYFDDEARESVEKFIKGEVER
- a CDS encoding PadR family transcriptional regulator; translated protein: MSRRSGILEFAVLGLLRESPMHGYELRKRLNTSLGVFRAFSYGSLYPCLKTLVANGWLIEEPGSAPEEALAATLAGRRAKIVYRLTAEGKERFEELLSHTGPDAWDDELFGVRFAFFGQTSRDVRMRVLEGRRSRLEERLEKMRASLARTRERLDDYTLELQRHGMESVEREVRWLNELIESERAGRDQRRGTAEQPESPGPRAGREHWPGDQDRSGETGGLPRHRGGSRPDPSDDTAE